In a single window of the Thermofilum uzonense genome:
- a CDS encoding thioredoxin domain-containing protein, whose amino-acid sequence MVKEIKVFLPRTPEAQAMLEAFKAELNVIPKQQRPRLAVRLLMNLKDPSKYQEWLENLDELFGGIYTAEFKKYGISAIPAVVVDGEKVVEGRYLGREEIKLLIQGLSPDLANIPALESQQPLELKPVQPTKPPVQAKQPPPTTTPEKPPTPPVVETQKEPPPIELAPVELEEKPIRPARPQPKAIQPEQQPPPRQTAPPKYPTPPVSPAPQAQPSRPHPSPTVQPPVQQTPPPQPKPAPQMQRQEKPQPGISDLTGTCFTCVFYDQAKSRCKLLHVNVPDPTNPPCGRRKPRT is encoded by the coding sequence GTGGTCAAAGAGATAAAGGTCTTCCTACCACGCACACCCGAGGCACAGGCCATGCTGGAAGCCTTTAAGGCCGAGCTAAACGTTATACCGAAACAGCAGCGGCCACGCCTCGCGGTTAGGCTCTTAATGAATCTTAAAGACCCCTCTAAATACCAGGAATGGCTTGAAAATCTGGATGAGCTCTTCGGGGGCATCTATACGGCTGAGTTCAAGAAGTACGGGATCAGTGCCATTCCAGCAGTAGTGGTAGACGGTGAGAAGGTCGTTGAGGGCCGATATCTAGGCAGAGAAGAGATAAAACTCCTTATTCAGGGCTTATCGCCTGACCTCGCAAACATTCCGGCTCTAGAAAGCCAGCAGCCATTAGAACTCAAGCCCGTGCAACCAACTAAACCCCCCGTACAGGCCAAGCAACCCCCTCCCACAACCACCCCCGAAAAACCGCCAACGCCACCTGTCGTGGAAACACAGAAAGAACCACCACCTATAGAGCTCGCTCCTGTTGAACTAGAGGAAAAACCAATAAGACCTGCAAGGCCGCAGCCGAAAGCTATACAGCCTGAACAGCAGCCCCCTCCCAGGCAAACCGCTCCCCCCAAGTATCCAACCCCCCCTGTTTCCCCCGCCCCACAAGCCCAGCCATCTAGACCTCACCCCTCACCTACAGTTCAACCTCCAGTACAACAAACTCCACCCCCACAGCCTAAACCCGCGCCACAAATGCAGAGACAGGAGAAACCACAACCAGGCATAAGTGATCTAACAGGAACATGCTTTACTTGCGTATTCTACGACCAGGCCAAGAGTAGGTGTAAACTTCTACACGTCAACGTTCCAGATCCTACAAACCCCCCTTGTGGCAGACGCAAACCCCGCACCTAA
- a CDS encoding AAA family ATPase — protein sequence MNVSDVLGILQLPNVSHMEAHTVPQHKLVLQSNVGPIDVLLDGGFQMGCLYDVAGEAGSGKTQLCMQLAVNAQKPVGQGGLGSRVVFVDTTGDFSPERVVMMAAARDLDPSSVLAGILYVRAHSLQHLLVLLEKAFKEVVAGDVGLLILDELTRLVRTEALSARERTEAYAKVIYSLWRVARAGAVVIATRQVVQSDGIKPAGGAALDTYACLTLLLRKRGVVREAEVLSTPWKRGTATFRIGEHGVEEA from the coding sequence ATGAATGTTTCAGATGTTTTGGGAATTCTTCAACTCCCGAATGTGTCACATATGGAGGCTCATACTGTACCTCAACACAAGCTCGTTTTACAGAGTAATGTTGGGCCAATAGACGTATTGCTGGATGGAGGCTTCCAAATGGGTTGTCTATATGATGTAGCTGGTGAGGCTGGAAGTGGAAAGACACAGCTCTGTATGCAGCTTGCTGTTAACGCTCAAAAGCCAGTCGGTCAAGGTGGTCTAGGATCCCGCGTTGTTTTTGTCGATACAACAGGCGATTTCTCCCCAGAGCGGGTCGTGATGATGGCCGCTGCTAGGGATCTAGATCCTAGCTCTGTATTGGCTGGCATACTATATGTTCGTGCTCACAGTCTACAACACTTGTTGGTTCTCCTCGAGAAAGCCTTCAAGGAGGTCGTGGCTGGAGATGTAGGCCTATTAATCCTGGACGAGCTTACACGGCTAGTACGCACCGAGGCGCTGAGTGCACGTGAGAGAACCGAGGCTTATGCAAAGGTTATTTACTCTCTCTGGCGCGTGGCGCGTGCCGGCGCGGTGGTCATAGCTACTAGACAGGTTGTCCAATCGGACGGTATAAAGCCAGCTGGAGGCGCGGCCCTCGACACATACGCGTGTCTAACACTACTTCTCCGCAAGCGCGGCGTGGTTCGAGAGGCAGAGGTACTATCAACGCCATGGAAGCGTGGAACAGCAACCTTCAGGATAGGTGAACATGGTGTCGAGGAGGCGTAA
- a CDS encoding carboxypeptidase-like regulatory domain-containing protein gives MSKKYIFGILALAILALALTTTAQAAPVTSAYEILVTPWGTPFANQNVIIVVFNQTQGGNCIIAYAQGTTDATGKINLQIASKIPIDTSKTYSGIYNVSVFWQAYGKTFLLNTTRYTTTPFSVSSIFNKTITLTYLWNFSFRALTTVNGTKVPLYYRDPESGREDKAFFEVRLDPNGPIVFSDYGDANGNTTKTFLIGAIQVNIKPTLSPNCYHIESYWNTTFYKDIYWMMTGGASPLKVKVGSEKLNFTTTGFQLKNNGSATSTTLYVIENVPGVQPKSAPLVPIQGGHKTVNDTAYTFLAIVTVTDPCGNRLTGWEWPPINVEFSTPSLGKLRVGKVNPVTGTAPEEGYNGTFWLPNVTLFYKENVTINAEINGIQVFTWTFNTSMQLPSSGTLPVVNKQVFNVTKGSNGAINLTIALSVVKVQTIVKDSGVTPVQPLEGAIVIIQAPGYDPINTYTDGAGYIAFPPYTIVAGGSTPSATPIVARKGSNPGYLPVPFDLATTGKRYRYTVTVLYALPGTENFVDVTPDNNVITLNLTDYFVKCSVQSFQLIAKVYNVNMKVVDLCGRPLTSADDPNATLILTYTPPQGSPITFSAGLGKDGTVFIGKVPGGTFTVKLAFKGVLMSPVSGPSPLVVTGNIANYSQATYTFPVGDIKFRVTQWDEKLPLVNISVTLDYYKGTRKTYTQSATTGCDGIVSFTKVPLSIDTSLNSVIITLKTTKDTPYIRHPKDDNLVIGKWDLTKTLAGIQPACTIGPIDIPAWVFSFTLEAVDHAGNILKELPTSNGTAPVIVALNDTYNAISYNVTQVCQGGPGCLCWPSISVTYQIFNATNNAGKPWGNGISEARFKFTGTQWDNSNYPHLFIAGASYSFKVWYGGVMVYNYSFTMPAPSAALDYNSVISAQVIRFNETTGAQTLVQTDKLDYTWILGKNGATEHPIVRFYGAPAWSGRYSVKLQLVTWVVNLDIYTVSKLGQGLIPGLNVTLVRNDVINWRSLLSGGYNAIVKPNASSLGVGMIAWSAVDTAGNGKISLPVAIWMPNHKVKNAPVKFGANITNAYVFAGKKYGTPGVPDTPKYGSIEVGTAYGYLVGPYNITTNSINTLVTTSGNDISSPSPTWYKLGNAFRGNNHDYMLGGAWNVTYWSGVAKVVYTTAMEGFCVQVTGPNLRSQQVGLANQPVTVTVIGSTGATSGLVSGTTGSDGTVTFYPDKGATVSTPVGSLPVFTGKFAFLGVSRLNYTLSTKLNFDPILSPYNLKTENVLDPDTLTTTVTFNLTNNMPGGVCVPLQWSGILVTVFDWSGKPLQNAMVAAYLREPNAKAYPSTINFTNANGNTILYVPPGTQKYQLLVYWRDSYLLRAAGKIPKEIVIFDTVTDYDTPRLYTPGSGTTLETFVYVAKLVLTNAQGGSLSQSILNNITVTVTWPDSVVTKHKPASDGSVILRLAKDTVVSWPSDASAKYSPETPADHGQAPHGAYQVKVDLAGVGTIATQSIKIEKGRFETSLQIFQVKLDIYDVQLTFTSPFGTPLANAAVQITTPDGRTISDTLDSSGSITVKEVPPGKISFSVVTWKGLNIGYSDSVNRQPSVGITVPSIGKLTVKVVGARGQGVEGATVTVQNVGSFTSDASGIVTLEIPQGTYTVTASKGGREASGTATVTGGKESTLELKLDIFLTIAGWEMSSSEFLGLILLLILIVLVIFIIAHEYSLYRRRRLAKVIAPAEGTQAK, from the coding sequence ATGAGTAAAAAATACATCTTTGGAATACTAGCACTAGCAATACTAGCACTAGCACTAACCACCACGGCACAGGCAGCTCCAGTAACCTCAGCCTATGAAATACTTGTAACTCCATGGGGCACACCCTTCGCCAACCAGAACGTAATAATCGTCGTGTTCAACCAAACACAAGGAGGAAACTGTATCATAGCCTATGCACAGGGCACAACTGATGCAACAGGCAAGATAAACCTCCAAATAGCCAGCAAGATTCCAATAGATACATCTAAAACGTATTCAGGAATATATAACGTATCCGTATTCTGGCAGGCCTACGGAAAAACCTTCCTCCTAAACACCACAAGGTACACTACAACTCCTTTCAGCGTCTCAAGCATCTTCAATAAGACTATAACGCTCACATACCTCTGGAACTTCTCGTTTAGAGCCTTGACGACAGTCAATGGGACTAAAGTCCCGCTCTACTACCGGGATCCCGAGAGCGGCCGCGAGGACAAGGCCTTCTTCGAGGTAAGGCTTGACCCCAACGGCCCCATCGTGTTCTCAGACTACGGCGACGCGAACGGCAACACTACAAAGACTTTCCTCATAGGCGCAATACAAGTTAACATAAAGCCGACGCTATCCCCCAACTGCTACCACATCGAGAGCTACTGGAACACCACGTTCTACAAGGACATCTACTGGATGATGACCGGAGGGGCTTCACCGCTAAAAGTAAAGGTTGGCAGCGAGAAGCTGAACTTCACTACTACGGGCTTCCAACTTAAAAACAACGGGTCAGCTACTAGCACAACACTATATGTAATCGAAAATGTTCCAGGGGTACAGCCAAAAAGCGCGCCCCTTGTCCCCATACAAGGCGGCCACAAGACTGTTAATGATACAGCTTACACCTTCCTAGCCATAGTGACAGTTACAGACCCATGTGGTAATAGACTGACAGGTTGGGAGTGGCCACCCATAAACGTTGAATTCTCCACCCCCTCACTGGGCAAACTCCGTGTAGGCAAGGTCAACCCCGTGACAGGGACAGCCCCCGAAGAAGGCTACAACGGCACCTTCTGGCTGCCCAACGTAACCCTCTTCTACAAGGAGAACGTCACGATAAACGCCGAGATAAACGGAATACAAGTATTCACCTGGACCTTTAACACTTCAATGCAGCTTCCGAGCAGCGGCACTTTACCTGTGGTTAACAAACAGGTATTCAATGTAACTAAGGGTTCAAACGGTGCCATCAACCTAACGATAGCCTTATCGGTCGTCAAGGTTCAGACAATTGTAAAGGACAGTGGCGTAACACCCGTCCAGCCGCTCGAGGGGGCAATCGTAATAATACAGGCCCCCGGCTACGACCCCATAAACACCTACACTGACGGCGCAGGCTACATAGCCTTCCCACCATACACAATAGTTGCAGGTGGAAGCACACCCTCAGCCACTCCAATAGTGGCGAGGAAGGGCAGCAACCCCGGCTACCTGCCAGTACCCTTCGACCTCGCAACCACTGGTAAACGCTACAGGTACACTGTAACCGTGCTTTACGCGCTGCCCGGCACCGAGAACTTCGTAGACGTTACGCCTGACAACAACGTCATCACGCTCAACCTCACCGACTACTTCGTAAAATGCAGTGTCCAGAGCTTCCAGCTCATAGCGAAGGTCTACAACGTGAACATGAAGGTCGTAGACCTTTGCGGAAGACCTCTCACAAGCGCTGACGACCCCAACGCAACCCTGATTCTAACATACACGCCGCCACAAGGGTCCCCGATAACCTTCAGCGCAGGCCTGGGCAAGGACGGCACAGTCTTTATAGGCAAGGTTCCAGGAGGCACCTTCACCGTCAAGCTCGCATTCAAAGGCGTGTTAATGAGCCCGGTAAGCGGTCCCAGCCCACTTGTAGTAACGGGCAACATCGCCAACTACAGCCAGGCAACGTACACGTTCCCCGTAGGCGACATTAAGTTCAGGGTGACCCAGTGGGACGAGAAACTCCCACTAGTCAACATAAGCGTGACCCTTGACTACTACAAGGGCACAAGGAAGACCTACACTCAGAGTGCAACAACCGGGTGTGACGGCATAGTCTCATTCACAAAGGTTCCACTCTCAATAGACACAAGCCTCAACTCCGTCATAATCACGCTCAAGACAACGAAAGACACACCCTACATCAGGCACCCCAAGGATGACAACCTCGTAATCGGCAAGTGGGATCTCACAAAGACTCTTGCAGGCATCCAGCCAGCCTGCACAATCGGCCCGATAGACATCCCAGCATGGGTCTTCAGCTTCACGCTCGAGGCTGTAGACCACGCTGGGAACATACTCAAAGAGCTGCCCACGAGCAACGGCACAGCCCCCGTAATCGTGGCCCTCAACGATACTTACAATGCAATATCCTATAATGTAACGCAAGTCTGCCAGGGAGGCCCTGGCTGTCTCTGCTGGCCATCCATAAGCGTGACCTACCAGATCTTCAACGCTACAAACAACGCTGGCAAGCCATGGGGCAACGGCATAAGCGAGGCAAGGTTCAAGTTCACCGGGACCCAGTGGGACAACAGCAACTACCCGCACCTCTTCATCGCCGGGGCCAGCTACAGCTTCAAAGTATGGTATGGAGGCGTGATGGTCTACAACTACAGCTTCACAATGCCGGCTCCAAGCGCGGCGCTAGACTATAACAGCGTCATCAGCGCCCAGGTGATAAGATTCAACGAGACCACGGGCGCCCAGACTCTAGTACAAACCGACAAGCTCGACTACACCTGGATACTCGGGAAGAACGGTGCTACCGAGCACCCAATAGTCAGGTTCTACGGAGCGCCGGCGTGGAGCGGCAGGTACAGCGTTAAGCTCCAACTCGTAACCTGGGTCGTCAACCTCGACATCTACACGGTGAGCAAGCTGGGCCAAGGCCTAATACCCGGCCTCAACGTAACCCTCGTCAGGAACGATGTAATCAACTGGAGGTCACTACTGAGTGGCGGGTACAACGCTATAGTTAAACCAAACGCCTCCTCCCTGGGCGTCGGCATGATAGCGTGGAGCGCCGTCGACACTGCGGGCAACGGCAAGATAAGCCTCCCAGTAGCCATCTGGATGCCCAACCACAAAGTCAAGAATGCACCAGTAAAGTTTGGAGCCAACATAACCAATGCATACGTCTTCGCGGGCAAGAAGTATGGAACCCCCGGAGTCCCAGATACCCCCAAGTATGGATCAATAGAAGTAGGTACTGCTTATGGATACCTTGTTGGACCATACAATATAACGACTAACAGTATCAATACTCTTGTCACTACGAGCGGTAACGACATAAGCAGCCCAAGCCCAACATGGTACAAGCTAGGCAATGCATTCCGTGGCAACAACCACGACTACATGCTTGGCGGAGCATGGAACGTCACTTACTGGAGCGGTGTAGCCAAGGTGGTGTACACCACGGCGATGGAGGGCTTCTGCGTCCAGGTCACAGGCCCCAACCTCCGTTCACAGCAGGTAGGCCTCGCTAACCAGCCTGTAACAGTAACTGTTATCGGCTCAACCGGCGCCACGTCAGGCCTAGTCAGCGGCACGACAGGGTCCGACGGCACGGTTACGTTCTACCCTGACAAGGGTGCTACAGTCAGCACTCCTGTAGGCAGCCTCCCCGTCTTCACGGGCAAGTTTGCATTCCTGGGTGTAAGCAGACTCAACTACACGCTTTCAACCAAGCTAAACTTCGACCCTATACTATCCCCGTACAACCTGAAGACCGAGAACGTGTTAGACCCTGACACCCTCACCACCACGGTTACATTCAACCTCACAAACAACATGCCCGGCGGAGTCTGTGTCCCACTCCAGTGGAGCGGCATACTTGTAACAGTCTTCGACTGGTCAGGCAAGCCCTTGCAGAACGCCATGGTTGCAGCCTACCTGAGAGAACCAAACGCAAAGGCCTATCCAAGCACCATTAACTTCACTAACGCCAACGGTAACACAATCCTCTACGTCCCGCCTGGTACTCAGAAATACCAGCTCCTCGTCTACTGGCGTGACAGCTACCTCCTCAGGGCAGCGGGCAAGATACCCAAGGAGATAGTGATCTTTGACACAGTCACAGACTACGACACTCCAAGGCTTTACACGCCTGGAAGCGGGACAACGCTTGAAACCTTCGTCTATGTCGCTAAGCTCGTGTTGACCAACGCCCAAGGAGGGTCTCTCAGCCAGAGTATACTCAATAACATAACTGTTACCGTCACGTGGCCCGACAGCGTGGTAACTAAACACAAACCAGCCTCAGACGGTAGCGTAATACTGAGGCTCGCAAAGGACACCGTGGTAAGCTGGCCGTCTGATGCAAGCGCCAAGTACAGTCCTGAGACACCCGCTGACCACGGACAGGCTCCGCACGGAGCCTACCAGGTTAAGGTAGACCTCGCCGGCGTAGGCACAATAGCCACTCAGAGCATCAAGATCGAGAAGGGCAGGTTTGAGACCAGCCTGCAGATCTTCCAGGTTAAGCTCGACATCTACGACGTCCAGCTGACGTTCACGTCACCCTTCGGCACACCACTTGCCAACGCTGCGGTTCAGATAACCACGCCTGACGGCAGAACCATAAGCGATACTCTCGACAGCAGCGGAAGCATAACAGTCAAAGAGGTACCACCAGGCAAGATTAGCTTCTCCGTCGTCACATGGAAGGGCCTCAACATAGGCTACTCCGATAGCGTAAACAGGCAACCCTCTGTGGGCATAACAGTCCCAAGCATCGGAAAGCTCACCGTCAAGGTAGTTGGCGCCAGGGGACAAGGCGTTGAAGGCGCAACCGTCACCGTACAGAATGTTGGAAGCTTCACATCAGACGCTAGCGGAATAGTAACACTTGAGATACCGCAGGGCACATACACTGTTACCGCCAGCAAGGGCGGAAGAGAGGCCAGCGGAACAGCCACTGTAACGGGCGGCAAGGAGTCAACACTCGAGTTAAAGCTCGACATCTTCCTGACCATTGCTGGATGGGAGATGAGCAGCAGCGAGTTCCTCGGACTCATACTGCTCCTCATACTGATAGTCCTAGTGATCTTCATAATCGCCCACGAGTACAGCCTGTACAGGCGCCGCAGACTCGCAAAGGTCATTGCTCCAGCCGAGGGCACCCAGGCAAAGTAA
- a CDS encoding TIGR00296 family protein has product MEKLSVEEGKFLVSLARRAVEEYLNRAVIIEPPRDTPVKLLEKSGVFVTLERIEVNPVTRQARRELRGCIGYPEPLFPLAEATIRAAVAAATEDPRFPPVTPRELDEIIFEVSVLTKPEPLIYSDYKELIGKIKIGRDGLLVEHGMARGLLLPQVPVEEGWDVEEYLSYACLKAGLPEDFWRSGKLKVYTFQSQIFVEVTPGGEVTERILEFFP; this is encoded by the coding sequence ATGGAAAAACTATCTGTTGAAGAAGGCAAGTTCCTCGTTAGTCTTGCCAGAAGGGCTGTTGAAGAGTACCTTAACAGGGCTGTCATAATTGAGCCACCTCGAGATACGCCTGTAAAACTTCTAGAGAAATCCGGTGTCTTCGTAACTCTTGAACGTATAGAGGTGAACCCAGTCACAAGGCAGGCTAGGCGCGAACTTAGAGGGTGCATCGGCTACCCTGAACCCCTCTTCCCTCTAGCCGAGGCAACGATACGCGCGGCCGTCGCAGCCGCAACAGAGGATCCTAGATTCCCCCCAGTAACCCCCCGTGAACTGGATGAAATAATCTTTGAGGTCAGCGTTCTGACAAAGCCCGAACCTTTAATATACTCTGACTATAAAGAGCTCATAGGAAAGATAAAGATCGGCAGAGACGGACTCTTAGTCGAACACGGAATGGCCCGTGGCCTGCTCTTACCCCAGGTTCCTGTAGAGGAGGGCTGGGACGTTGAAGAATACCTAAGCTATGCTTGCCTTAAGGCCGGCCTCCCTGAAGACTTCTGGAGGTCCGGAAAGCTCAAGGTTTATACTTTTCAGTCCCAAATATTCGTCGAAGTTACGCCAGGAGGCGAAGTTACTGAAAGGATACTCGAGTTCTTCCCCTAG
- a CDS encoding DNA primase small subunit domain-containing protein has translation MDIQGLFKEYYRKNPVPPPPSIERREFAFTTFSSSGMIRHISFKNPEEMNRYIIERIPRHAYYSTAYYSDPSAPEMEDKGWQGADMVFDIDVDHIDTPCKPLHDTWRCKACGAHGRGLALKCPVCGSESLERQTWVCDRCISVAREEALKLIDILEEDLGISRSEMIPVFSGHRGFHIHVEDKALIDLEQEARREIADYVRGLGIDPDLYIERTGDLYKYKYPSTAPGWRGRIAMHLALRGKEDTPLPREELKKLIMECVAEARANIDEKVTMDVKRLIRLPGTLHGKTGLKVLPLTIQQLEAMDAASIIERAVALPDTPVSVEMEEWPRRVLGFTFSEDGSKKTVPLYLAVYLVLNSPTARILSIG, from the coding sequence GTGGACATACAAGGCTTGTTCAAGGAATACTATCGGAAAAACCCAGTCCCTCCCCCTCCAAGCATAGAGAGGAGAGAGTTCGCCTTCACCACTTTCTCGTCCAGCGGGATGATCAGACACATATCTTTCAAGAACCCCGAGGAGATGAACAGATACATTATTGAAAGAATACCGCGGCACGCCTACTACTCCACCGCGTACTACTCCGACCCCTCAGCCCCCGAAATGGAGGACAAGGGCTGGCAAGGCGCAGACATGGTCTTCGACATAGACGTAGACCACATAGACACCCCCTGCAAGCCCCTCCACGACACGTGGAGGTGCAAGGCCTGCGGCGCCCATGGAAGAGGCTTAGCTCTCAAGTGCCCCGTTTGCGGGAGCGAGAGCCTCGAGCGTCAAACCTGGGTCTGCGACCGTTGCATAAGCGTGGCCCGCGAGGAGGCGCTCAAGCTCATAGACATACTTGAAGAAGACTTAGGCATCTCCAGGAGCGAGATGATCCCAGTCTTCTCCGGGCACAGGGGCTTCCACATACACGTCGAGGATAAAGCCTTAATCGACCTCGAACAGGAAGCCAGGCGCGAGATAGCCGACTATGTGCGGGGCCTCGGCATAGACCCCGATCTATACATCGAGAGGACAGGAGACCTCTACAAGTACAAGTACCCTTCAACGGCCCCAGGGTGGAGAGGCCGTATAGCCATGCACCTCGCCCTTAGGGGGAAAGAGGACACCCCCCTCCCGAGGGAAGAGCTCAAAAAACTCATAATGGAGTGCGTCGCCGAGGCCAGGGCAAACATAGACGAGAAAGTCACAATGGACGTCAAGAGGCTCATACGCCTGCCAGGAACACTCCACGGCAAGACAGGCCTCAAAGTACTCCCATTAACGATCCAGCAACTCGAGGCAATGGACGCCGCTAGCATAATCGAGAGGGCAGTCGCGCTCCCAGACACCCCCGTCAGTGTCGAGATGGAAGAGTGGCCCCGCCGAGTACTAGGCTTCACATTCAGCGAAGACGGTTCTAAGAAAACAGTACCGCTCTACCTGGCAGTCTACCTGGTGCTCAACTCTCCTACTGCTCGAATACTATCCATTGGGTAA
- the rqcH gene encoding ribosome rescue protein RqcH, giving the protein MAYGLGWDSVSVLDLYKIWDLLESLEGSRIKRALEYKGVYVIQHSNGILLFSPKRGVSPLSEDIELKNPVRSRLLHEIEGRRIREVSIINEDRVLALDLYSATLVLEWVREGNVVLLDHEGRIQAAAAQKTMKDRTVRRGEPYKPPPRLGDVSRSPSEIVELASRLSRRSIISALAYALSLPPELIYEAAYRQGLETASPGIDVKDIIRIVETARNIYLESIERKEEGFKTTIEGKVLIYPFEPFHLKAGFEKIEYPKHFPSYVASLMLSDSSAGEIEASPVERAREALARLELEARLVMDHASRLQRLIESYRRMRESRIPWEQLENDLRKDFPEVKAFNHEKWIIQVDLGGLDIHVNARISAYANAEMLFEKAKSLKSKIQELQEVRHDQPTKVVVRIAKETGRPWYRDFRFFVTTNGFLVIAGKSAGQNELLVRRYMDEHDLFLHADIHGAPAVVIKTEGKDVPEQDILEAAQFAASYSSAWKAGLLTMDVYWVPGSQVSKKAPSGEYLGKGAFMIYGKRNWLRGIKLELLIGVGSNGLEAIPALKKPQGNCYVKLSPGTISRELTARKIHEFLQHSCGYKVMLEDILRLLPQGTFHVERWRNVESRL; this is encoded by the coding sequence GTGGCTTATGGCTTGGGATGGGATAGCGTAAGCGTTCTAGACCTTTACAAGATATGGGATCTGCTTGAGAGCCTTGAAGGCTCGAGGATTAAACGCGCGCTAGAATACAAGGGGGTCTACGTCATACAGCACTCTAACGGTATACTATTGTTTAGTCCTAAACGAGGCGTATCCCCTCTAAGTGAGGACATAGAACTCAAAAACCCCGTTCGTTCAAGACTTCTACATGAGATAGAGGGGCGTAGAATCCGCGAAGTCAGCATTATTAACGAGGACAGAGTATTGGCCCTAGACCTGTACTCGGCCACCCTTGTATTAGAGTGGGTCAGAGAGGGTAACGTGGTACTCCTAGACCACGAAGGTAGGATACAAGCAGCAGCGGCCCAAAAGACTATGAAGGACAGAACGGTAAGGAGAGGCGAGCCCTACAAACCCCCACCCAGGCTAGGCGACGTTTCAAGGTCTCCTTCAGAGATAGTGGAATTAGCTTCTAGACTATCGAGAAGAAGCATCATCTCCGCCCTAGCTTACGCCTTATCCCTGCCACCAGAGCTCATATACGAGGCCGCTTACAGGCAGGGCTTAGAAACAGCTTCTCCGGGCATTGACGTAAAGGATATAATACGCATAGTCGAAACGGCGAGAAACATATACCTCGAATCAATTGAGCGCAAAGAAGAGGGCTTCAAAACAACCATCGAGGGCAAAGTGTTGATCTACCCTTTTGAGCCATTTCACCTTAAGGCTGGCTTCGAGAAGATAGAATATCCTAAACATTTTCCCTCTTACGTTGCAAGCCTCATGCTATCGGACTCCTCCGCAGGTGAGATCGAAGCAAGTCCTGTGGAGAGGGCTCGAGAAGCATTGGCGAGGCTCGAGCTTGAAGCTAGGCTAGTCATGGATCATGCGTCTAGGCTTCAAAGACTTATAGAATCCTATAGAAGAATGCGTGAGAGTAGGATTCCCTGGGAACAGTTAGAGAACGATTTGAGGAAAGATTTCCCTGAGGTCAAGGCGTTCAACCACGAGAAATGGATTATACAGGTGGATCTAGGAGGCCTAGATATTCACGTCAACGCAAGGATTTCGGCATACGCCAACGCTGAGATGTTATTCGAGAAGGCCAAGTCGCTTAAAAGCAAAATCCAGGAGCTCCAGGAAGTAAGACATGATCAACCCACAAAGGTGGTTGTAAGGATAGCAAAGGAGACAGGTCGTCCTTGGTATAGGGATTTCAGGTTCTTCGTGACGACAAACGGCTTCCTTGTTATAGCCGGGAAATCCGCGGGGCAAAACGAGCTTCTAGTTAGGAGGTATATGGATGAGCACGACTTGTTCCTACACGCGGACATTCACGGAGCTCCAGCCGTAGTTATAAAGACTGAGGGAAAAGATGTTCCTGAACAGGACATACTCGAGGCAGCCCAATTCGCCGCAAGCTATAGTAGCGCTTGGAAGGCTGGACTGCTAACAATGGACGTGTACTGGGTTCCAGGAAGCCAGGTGTCTAAAAAAGCCCCTAGCGGCGAGTACCTTGGCAAAGGAGCCTTTATGATATACGGTAAGAGGAACTGGCTGAGAGGGATAAAACTAGAACTCCTTATAGGCGTTGGAAGTAACGGGCTCGAAGCCATACCAGCCCTCAAGAAACCCCAAGGAAACTGCTACGTAAAATTGTCCCCGGGTACGATCTCCAGAGAACTCACAGCTAGGAAGATACACGAGTTCCTTCAACATAGCTGCGGGTATAAGGTAATGCTTGAGGATATCTTGAGGCTACTGCCACAAGGAACATTCCATGTGGAGAGGTGGCGGAACGTTGAAAGCCGACTATAG
- a CDS encoding Mut7-C RNAse domain-containing protein — protein sequence MVPVLLEVVADGMLGKLSRWLRLLGVRTIYLRDFKDAEIKLFLATHNKAVFLTRDKVLYRELIRKNIKALLVPDGPEEDVLAWVLSRLDIKPEFNPEKALCSLCGAPLVKVDKEQIKDNIPLKVRDTYNEFYMCTGCGQIYWLGTHVVEIEKKIEKVRCIIYGKTIC from the coding sequence GTGGTTCCAGTCTTGCTAGAAGTAGTGGCTGATGGGATGCTCGGTAAACTATCAAGATGGTTGAGGCTCCTTGGGGTCAGGACAATCTATCTCAGGGACTTTAAGGACGCAGAAATTAAGCTTTTCCTCGCGACGCATAATAAAGCGGTTTTCCTTACCCGAGACAAGGTCCTTTATCGGGAGCTTATCAGGAAAAACATAAAAGCTCTACTCGTTCCAGATGGTCCCGAGGAGGACGTACTGGCCTGGGTTCTTTCAAGGCTGGATATCAAGCCAGAATTTAACCCGGAGAAGGCGTTATGTTCGTTGTGTGGAGCCCCCCTAGTCAAGGTTGATAAGGAGCAAATTAAGGATAATATTCCCCTCAAGGTCAGGGACACATATAACGAGTTTTACATGTGCACAGGATGTGGACAAATTTATTGGCTGGGCACTCATGTAGTAGAGATAGAGAAAAAAATTGAAAAAGTGAGGTGTATAATCTATGGAAAAACTATCTGTTGA